From one Peredibacter starrii genomic stretch:
- a CDS encoding helix-turn-helix domain-containing protein, whose product MEKQETNQGEGTNAGMGLLGEYLKQKRLDKNFTLEKLSQKTKISVNILKSLEANDYDHLPSAAYIKGFVQSYVKVLGIPQDEAITKMEYTYLNVLGKPFPFLNHTKGMATPTPGQPAGVQRTPTEETPTPHEVIESGDSIIDSTKSILPIVIFGAVILLFVGGYKLISTVVESEVNGQQEKDLGPKIESSSALVKQPEKAPEPPKTEATATTAASTEATPPAAEVKKEEVKPEPDFPRNFPTIEFKKVRGKLFSVKTDAPENEDTAILPQQIKDSMNSDIQNIYIRATEGNTWLSYKIDANPIESVIINKDSDLFLQGNEIRIFLGNVKVTKIFYNNYLIETPTKSGVKSLIFPEESNAKFQLPLFPKAKDDILYTAEDYIKRMKLEEEELEKRKANQ is encoded by the coding sequence ATGGAAAAACAAGAAACGAACCAGGGAGAAGGGACGAATGCTGGTATGGGACTTCTCGGTGAGTACCTGAAGCAAAAGCGTCTCGACAAAAACTTCACGCTTGAGAAGCTTTCTCAGAAGACAAAGATCAGCGTGAACATTCTGAAAAGCCTCGAGGCCAATGACTATGATCATTTGCCTAGTGCCGCTTATATTAAGGGCTTCGTACAAAGTTACGTTAAAGTTCTGGGCATTCCACAGGATGAGGCCATCACTAAGATGGAATATACTTATCTGAATGTTTTAGGAAAACCATTTCCCTTCCTGAATCATACTAAGGGCATGGCCACACCTACTCCTGGTCAACCGGCCGGAGTTCAAAGAACTCCTACAGAAGAAACACCTACTCCGCATGAAGTAATTGAAAGCGGCGACTCAATCATTGATAGTACGAAATCAATTCTGCCTATAGTGATCTTCGGTGCTGTGATTTTACTTTTTGTTGGCGGTTACAAGCTTATTTCTACAGTGGTAGAGAGCGAAGTGAATGGTCAGCAGGAAAAAGATCTTGGTCCGAAAATCGAGTCAAGTTCGGCCCTGGTAAAACAACCTGAAAAAGCACCAGAACCTCCAAAGACTGAAGCAACGGCCACAACTGCAGCTTCGACTGAGGCGACTCCTCCGGCAGCTGAAGTTAAGAAAGAAGAAGTAAAACCAGAGCCTGATTTCCCAAGAAACTTCCCGACTATTGAATTTAAGAAAGTACGTGGGAAATTATTCTCTGTGAAAACGGATGCCCCGGAAAATGAAGACACTGCAATTCTTCCTCAGCAAATCAAGGACTCGATGAATTCTGATATTCAGAACATCTATATCCGCGCGACAGAAGGTAACACTTGGTTAAGCTATAAGATTGATGCCAATCCAATTGAAAGCGTGATCATTAATAAAGACAGTGATTTGTTCCTACAAGGTAATGAAATCAGAATTTTCTTAGGAAACGTGAAAGTAACTAAGATTTTCTACAATAACTACCTGATCGAAACTCCGACAAAATCTGGGGTCAAGAGTCTGATCTTCCCGGAAGAAAGCAATGCTAAATTCCAATTGCCACTCTTCCCGAAGGCAAAAGACGATATCCTCTACACTGCTGAGGATTACATCAAGAGAATGAAACTGGAAGAAGAAGAATTAGAGAAAAGAAAAGCCAACCAATAG